Proteins encoded by one window of Kribbella italica:
- the lysA gene encoding diaminopimelate decarboxylase, protein MRAHEAGTLHADIGHKAPPWLRAPRDVNDLVPALWSGTAKKTAEGSLVVGGVDLRDLVAEHGSPAYVLDEEDFRSRARAFKSAFKDMDVYYAGKAFLCTTVVRWVMEEGLNLDICSGGELAVALRAGADPQRLGFHGNNKSVPELTRALEAGVGRIIVDSLYEIDRLIELAAERGLVAPVMVRVTAGVEAHTHEYIATAHEDQKFGFSITSGAAFEAVAKVNEAAELKLLGLHSHIGSQIFDTAGFELAAKRLIALHARVSDELGVDMPELDLGGGFGIAYTTQDDPADPAQLATEMTKIVEHECRAYEVEVPRVSIEPGRAIVGPAVCTVYSVGTVKEVTLDAGASRTYVSVDGGMSDNIRTALYDADYSCTLVNRYSGATPTLARVVGKHCESGDIVVKDEFLPSDVGPGDLVAVPGTGAYCRSMASNYNHVPRPPVIAVKDGQTRVVVRRETEDDLLLLDMGAE, encoded by the coding sequence GTGAGGGCGCACGAGGCGGGCACGCTGCACGCCGACATCGGGCACAAGGCACCGCCCTGGCTGCGGGCGCCCCGCGACGTCAACGACCTGGTCCCGGCCCTGTGGTCCGGCACGGCGAAGAAGACCGCCGAAGGGTCGCTGGTCGTCGGCGGTGTCGACCTCCGCGACCTGGTGGCCGAGCACGGTAGCCCGGCGTACGTGCTGGACGAGGAGGACTTCCGCAGCCGGGCGCGCGCCTTCAAGAGCGCGTTCAAGGACATGGACGTCTACTACGCCGGCAAGGCCTTCCTCTGTACGACGGTCGTCCGCTGGGTGATGGAGGAAGGGCTCAACCTCGACATCTGCAGCGGCGGTGAGCTCGCGGTCGCGCTGCGCGCCGGCGCCGACCCGCAGCGGCTCGGCTTCCACGGCAACAACAAGTCCGTGCCCGAGCTGACCCGCGCGCTGGAGGCCGGCGTCGGCCGGATCATCGTCGACTCGCTGTACGAGATCGACCGGCTGATCGAGCTGGCCGCCGAGCGCGGCCTGGTCGCGCCGGTGATGGTCCGGGTCACCGCCGGCGTCGAGGCGCACACCCACGAGTACATCGCGACTGCGCACGAGGACCAGAAGTTCGGCTTCTCGATCACCTCCGGCGCGGCCTTCGAAGCCGTTGCCAAGGTCAACGAAGCCGCCGAGCTGAAGCTGCTCGGCCTGCACTCGCACATCGGATCACAGATCTTCGACACGGCCGGGTTCGAGCTGGCCGCCAAGCGGCTGATCGCCTTGCACGCAAGGGTTTCCGACGAGCTCGGCGTGGACATGCCCGAGCTCGACCTGGGCGGCGGCTTCGGCATCGCCTACACCACGCAGGACGACCCGGCCGACCCCGCGCAGCTGGCGACCGAGATGACCAAGATCGTCGAGCACGAGTGCCGGGCGTACGAGGTCGAGGTGCCGCGGGTCTCGATCGAGCCCGGGCGCGCGATCGTCGGCCCGGCGGTCTGCACGGTCTACTCGGTCGGCACGGTCAAGGAGGTCACGCTGGACGCCGGCGCCTCCCGCACGTACGTGTCGGTGGACGGCGGCATGAGCGACAACATCCGCACCGCGCTGTACGACGCGGACTACTCCTGCACCCTGGTCAACCGGTACTCCGGCGCCACGCCGACGCTGGCGCGCGTGGTCGGCAAGCACTGCGAGTCCGGCGACATCGTGGTGAAGGACGAGTTCCTGCCCTCCGACGTCGGCCCCGGCGACCTGGTCGCCGTACCGGGGACGGGCGCGTACTGCCGCTCGATGGCGAGCAACTACAACCACGTTCCGCGGCCACCGGTGATCGCGGTCAAGGACGGGCAGACCCGTGTCGTCGTCCGGCGTGAGACCGAGGACGACCTGCTGCTTCT
- the argS gene encoding arginine--tRNA ligase, with amino-acid sequence MTPEQLAKKILQALTALVDDGTITVDGGLPRELKVERPKNPEHGDYATNVAMQLGKRSGMNPRAFAELLAARLGSDEAITAVEIAGPGFINLRVAADAQGKIAQSILDAGPSYGGSDSLQGQAINLEFISANPTGPLHLGHTRWAAVGDALARVLTKAGAVVTREFYVNDRGAQMDKFGASLKAAAHGQPIPEDGYHGEYIVELAQRIVDEIPSIMMIPDAEQSVAFREAGYERQLKEQQDQLEHFRTKFDVWYSERSLHEQDGVGHAIEKLRAQGHLYDDDGALWMRTTDFTDDKDRVLIRSNGEPTYFASDAAYYVNKRERGFEVAIYLLGADHHGYVNRLKAIAACAGDDPEHNIEILIGQLVKILKNGEEMKLSKRAGTIVTLAELVEEGGVDPLRYTLCRYPVDSPLTLDIEEMTRQVSENPVYYVQYAHARLASILRNADDLGVKLDEFDPGLLSHEREGDLLRALAEFPRIVATAAELREPHRIARYLEDTASAFHKFYDSCRVLPRGDEEVEPVHKARLTLVGATRTVLANGLDLLGVSAPERM; translated from the coding sequence GTGACTCCGGAACAGCTCGCTAAGAAGATCCTGCAGGCCCTGACCGCGCTCGTCGACGACGGCACCATCACTGTCGACGGCGGGTTGCCGCGCGAGCTGAAGGTCGAGCGCCCCAAGAACCCCGAGCACGGGGACTACGCCACCAACGTCGCGATGCAGCTGGGCAAGCGGTCGGGGATGAACCCGCGTGCCTTCGCCGAGCTGCTCGCCGCCCGGCTCGGCAGCGACGAGGCGATCACCGCCGTCGAGATCGCCGGCCCGGGCTTCATCAACCTCCGGGTCGCGGCCGATGCCCAGGGCAAGATCGCGCAGTCGATCCTCGACGCCGGGCCGTCGTACGGCGGAAGTGACAGCCTCCAGGGCCAGGCGATCAACCTCGAGTTCATCTCCGCCAACCCGACCGGCCCGCTGCATCTCGGCCACACCCGCTGGGCCGCCGTCGGTGACGCGCTGGCGCGGGTGCTGACCAAGGCCGGCGCGGTGGTCACGCGCGAGTTCTACGTCAACGACCGCGGCGCCCAGATGGACAAGTTCGGCGCCTCGCTGAAGGCGGCCGCGCACGGTCAGCCGATCCCCGAGGACGGCTACCACGGGGAGTACATCGTCGAGCTCGCGCAGCGGATCGTCGACGAGATCCCCTCGATCATGATGATCCCGGACGCCGAGCAGAGCGTCGCCTTCCGCGAGGCCGGGTACGAGCGGCAGCTCAAGGAGCAGCAGGACCAGCTCGAACACTTCCGCACCAAGTTCGACGTCTGGTACTCCGAGCGCAGCCTGCACGAGCAGGACGGCGTCGGCCACGCGATCGAGAAGCTCCGCGCCCAGGGCCATCTGTACGACGACGACGGCGCGCTGTGGATGCGGACGACCGACTTCACCGACGACAAGGACCGGGTGCTGATCCGGTCCAACGGCGAGCCGACGTACTTCGCCTCCGACGCGGCGTACTACGTGAACAAGCGCGAGCGCGGCTTCGAGGTCGCGATCTACCTGCTCGGCGCCGACCACCACGGGTACGTGAACCGCCTGAAGGCGATCGCGGCCTGTGCCGGTGACGACCCGGAGCACAACATCGAGATCCTGATCGGCCAGCTGGTGAAGATCCTCAAAAACGGCGAGGAGATGAAGCTGTCCAAGCGGGCCGGCACCATCGTCACGCTGGCCGAGCTGGTCGAGGAGGGCGGCGTCGACCCTCTGCGGTACACGCTGTGCCGCTACCCGGTCGACTCGCCGCTGACGCTGGACATCGAGGAGATGACCCGGCAGGTCAGCGAGAACCCGGTCTACTACGTGCAGTACGCGCACGCCCGGCTGGCCTCGATCCTGCGCAACGCCGACGACCTGGGCGTCAAGCTGGACGAGTTCGACCCGGGCCTGCTCAGCCACGAGCGCGAGGGCGACCTGCTGCGCGCGCTGGCCGAGTTCCCGCGGATCGTGGCGACGGCGGCCGAGCTGCGCGAGCCGCACCGGATCGCCCGCTACCTGGAGGACACCGCGTCCGCCTTCCACAAGTTCTACGACAGCTGCCGGGTGCTTCCGCGCGGCGACGAGGAGGTGGAGCCGGTGCACAAGGCTCGCCTGACCCTGGTCGGTGCGACCAGGACCGTGCTCGCCAACGGTCTGGACCTGCTCGGCGTCTCCGCTCCGGAGCGGATGTGA
- a CDS encoding PspC domain-containing protein translates to MASTTLVRPTRGRWLAGVCAGLARRFGTTPNTMRLIFVISCILPGPQFLIYIVLWFLMPSEDKA, encoded by the coding sequence ATGGCCTCCACCACTCTGGTTCGTCCGACCCGCGGTCGCTGGCTCGCCGGCGTGTGCGCCGGACTCGCGCGCCGGTTCGGCACCACGCCGAACACCATGCGCCTGATCTTCGTGATCAGCTGCATCCTGCCCGGCCCCCAGTTCCTGATCTACATCGTGCTGTGGTTCCTGATGCCGTCGGAGGACAAGGCCTGA
- a CDS encoding glycosyltransferase family 4 protein produces the protein MVNGVAHTALRVTEHLVRRGHRPLVVAPAAPPQYGRAKDEVCPVVRIPAVSWPGYPSVRLVLPSREVSMAITAHRPDVVHLSSPVLLGARAMTAARRRDLPTLAVYETDMAAYSNAYLRGLPGGPTVAWRRLRSVHAAADRTLALSTASKLSLEAQGIPRVHICPHGVDSVRFHPGHRDEELRRMLAPNGEVLVGYVGRLAPEKHVQLLRATCDLPGVRVVVVGDGPTGRQLRNALPSAVFLGRRTGADLASIYASLDVFAHTGPFETFGLTVQEAMASGLPVVAPAAGGPLDLVDHGRTGYLVPPLDQYAVRDAVRTLVASPDLRASFGKAARATAVTRTWEAAGDVILDHYAEILKTRGVSQKTRKARVKTQALGY, from the coding sequence ATGGTCAACGGCGTCGCCCACACGGCCCTCCGGGTCACCGAGCACCTTGTACGACGGGGTCACCGCCCGCTGGTCGTGGCTCCGGCCGCGCCACCGCAGTACGGGCGGGCCAAGGACGAGGTGTGCCCGGTCGTCCGCATCCCCGCCGTGTCCTGGCCCGGCTACCCGTCGGTGCGGCTGGTGCTGCCGAGCCGCGAGGTGTCGATGGCGATCACCGCGCACCGGCCGGACGTCGTACACCTGTCCAGCCCGGTGCTGCTGGGCGCCCGCGCGATGACCGCCGCCCGGCGCCGGGACCTGCCGACGCTGGCGGTCTACGAGACCGACATGGCGGCGTACTCCAACGCCTACCTGCGCGGACTGCCTGGTGGACCGACAGTGGCGTGGCGGCGCCTCCGGTCGGTGCATGCCGCGGCCGATCGCACCCTGGCGTTGTCAACGGCATCCAAGTTGAGCCTGGAAGCGCAGGGCATCCCCAGGGTCCACATCTGCCCGCACGGCGTGGACTCCGTCCGCTTCCACCCGGGGCACCGTGACGAGGAGCTGCGCCGGATGCTGGCGCCGAACGGCGAGGTGCTGGTCGGGTACGTCGGCCGCCTGGCGCCGGAGAAGCACGTCCAGTTGCTCAGGGCAACCTGTGACCTGCCCGGCGTCCGGGTGGTGGTCGTCGGCGACGGCCCGACCGGCCGGCAGCTCCGGAACGCCTTGCCGAGCGCGGTGTTCCTCGGCCGGCGTACCGGCGCGGACCTGGCGAGCATCTACGCGTCCCTGGACGTCTTCGCCCACACCGGCCCGTTCGAGACCTTCGGCCTCACCGTCCAGGAGGCGATGGCCAGCGGGCTGCCTGTCGTCGCCCCTGCCGCCGGAGGCCCGCTGGACCTGGTCGACCACGGCCGCACCGGCTACCTGGTGCCCCCGCTCGACCAGTACGCCGTACGCGACGCCGTGCGGACCCTGGTCGCGTCCCCTGACCTGCGCGCGTCGTTCGGTAAGGCGGCGCGGGCCACGGCGGTGACGCGCACCTGGGAGGCGGCGGGCGACGTGATCCTGGATCACTACGCAGAGATCCTCAAAACCCGCGGTGTCTCTCAGAAAACACGAAAGGCCCGGGTGAAAACCCAGGCCCTCGGTTACTGA
- a CDS encoding PhzF family phenazine biosynthesis protein, whose amino-acid sequence MTVLRYTAFTTDPAGGNPAGVVLDAADLSDDAMQAIAADLGYSESAFLTHGPEGADGVVPIRYFSPQAEVPFCGHATVATAVALAEQIGPGEVTFSTPAGLVPVVVEQGEDGLRATLTSVEPSVEAVGDVADVLDILGWKDEELDPELPPYVAYAGARHLVLAVSTRERLADLDYDFDRLLAYMLERDLTTLQLVWRESATVFHVRNPFPVGGVVEDPATGAAAAAFGAYLRELGLVKAPVTLLLRQGDDLGRPSRIEVELRDGDTRVRVSGNAVVMGPPGLD is encoded by the coding sequence ATGACTGTGCTGCGCTACACCGCCTTCACCACCGACCCGGCCGGCGGCAATCCCGCCGGCGTCGTGCTCGACGCCGCCGACCTGAGCGACGACGCGATGCAGGCGATCGCCGCCGACCTCGGGTACTCCGAGAGCGCGTTCCTGACCCATGGACCGGAAGGCGCCGACGGCGTGGTGCCGATCCGCTACTTCTCACCGCAGGCGGAGGTGCCGTTCTGCGGGCACGCGACGGTCGCGACCGCCGTCGCGCTGGCCGAGCAGATCGGTCCCGGCGAGGTGACGTTCTCGACGCCGGCCGGGCTGGTGCCTGTGGTGGTCGAGCAGGGCGAGGACGGGCTGCGCGCGACGTTGACGAGCGTCGAGCCGTCCGTCGAGGCCGTGGGCGATGTCGCCGACGTGCTCGACATTCTGGGCTGGAAGGACGAGGAGCTGGATCCGGAGCTTCCGCCGTACGTCGCCTACGCGGGAGCGCGGCACCTGGTGCTGGCGGTGTCGACGCGGGAGCGGCTCGCGGACCTGGACTACGACTTCGACCGGCTGCTGGCGTACATGCTGGAGCGCGATCTGACCACGCTGCAGCTCGTCTGGCGGGAGTCGGCGACGGTGTTCCACGTGCGCAACCCGTTCCCGGTCGGCGGGGTCGTCGAGGACCCGGCGACCGGTGCGGCGGCCGCCGCGTTCGGGGCCTACCTGCGCGAGCTCGGGCTGGTGAAGGCGCCGGTCACGCTGCTGCTCCGCCAGGGTGACGACCTCGGCCGGCCGAGCCGGATCGAGGTCGAGCTCCGCGACGGTGACACCCGCGTGCGGGTCAGCGGCAACGCCGTGGTCATGGGGCCTCCTGGCCTGGACTGA
- a CDS encoding lipoate--protein ligase family protein — protein sequence MHGEYKVPGGKLVVADLEVLGETVLRAQISGDFFLEPDDALQRINAALAGTPTDLPAVQVAARIKAVLGDGVEMLGFSPEAVAVAVRRALTGATGWHDHPWEFVHDVPREPALQMAIDEVLTEQVGSGERPPTLRVWEWASNAVIIGSFQSLHNEVDLDGAAEHDVTVVRRISGGGAMFVEPGNTITYSLYVPESLVSGLSYVDSYAFLDDWVIGALNDLGIDATYQPINDITSPAGKIAGAAQKRFAGGAVLHHVTMAYDMDAGKMLQVLRIGREKLSDKGTKSAAKRVDPLRSQTGLERADVIDRMVASFRGRYGLAPGEISAETVAEAEQRVVDKFGTEEWLRQVP from the coding sequence GTGCATGGTGAGTACAAGGTCCCCGGTGGCAAGCTCGTGGTGGCCGATCTCGAGGTTCTCGGCGAGACGGTGCTGCGGGCGCAGATCAGTGGGGACTTCTTCCTCGAGCCCGATGACGCGCTGCAGCGGATCAACGCGGCGCTGGCCGGTACGCCGACCGATCTGCCCGCGGTCCAGGTGGCTGCGCGGATCAAGGCGGTGCTCGGTGACGGTGTCGAGATGCTCGGGTTCTCGCCGGAGGCGGTCGCGGTCGCCGTACGGCGGGCGCTGACCGGGGCGACCGGCTGGCACGACCATCCGTGGGAGTTCGTGCACGACGTACCGCGGGAGCCCGCGCTGCAGATGGCGATCGACGAGGTGCTGACCGAGCAGGTCGGGTCGGGGGAGCGCCCGCCGACGCTGCGGGTCTGGGAGTGGGCGTCGAACGCGGTGATCATCGGCAGCTTCCAGTCCCTGCACAACGAGGTCGACCTGGACGGCGCGGCCGAGCACGACGTGACCGTCGTCCGCCGGATCAGCGGCGGCGGCGCGATGTTCGTCGAGCCGGGCAACACGATCACGTACTCGCTCTACGTCCCCGAGTCGCTGGTCTCCGGCCTGTCGTACGTCGACTCGTACGCGTTCCTGGACGACTGGGTGATCGGCGCGCTCAACGACCTCGGCATCGACGCGACGTACCAGCCGATCAACGACATCACCTCACCCGCGGGCAAGATCGCGGGCGCGGCGCAGAAGCGTTTCGCCGGTGGCGCGGTGCTGCACCACGTGACGATGGCCTACGACATGGACGCCGGAAAGATGCTGCAGGTGCTGCGGATCGGCCGCGAGAAGCTGTCCGACAAGGGCACCAAGAGCGCGGCCAAACGCGTCGACCCGCTGCGCAGCCAGACCGGCCTCGAGCGCGCCGACGTGATCGACCGGATGGTCGCGTCGTTCCGCGGGCGCTACGGCCTGGCGCCTGGCGAGATCTCCGCGGAGACCGTCGCCGAGGCCGAGCAGCGCGTGGTCGACAAGTTCGGTACCGAGGAATGGCTCAGGCAGGTCCCATGA
- a CDS encoding maleylpyruvate isomerase family mycothiol-dependent enzyme: MTDVQTAIAAERTDLVAVLRNLSADDWNRTTLCEGWRVRELVAHIVMPYRYSTPRVLKEMLKSRGNFNRMADRRARADAAELTPTELTDTLEANIHHQWKPPGGGYEGALSHDVIHGLDLTVALGINRHVPLDRLRIVLAGANPKHLKYFGVDLTGLQLQATDLDWTLGAGEVVEDTAENLLLRISGRRLPA, encoded by the coding sequence ATGACCGACGTTCAGACAGCCATCGCCGCCGAGCGCACCGACCTCGTCGCCGTACTCCGCAACCTGTCCGCTGACGACTGGAACCGAACCACCCTGTGCGAGGGGTGGCGGGTCCGCGAGCTCGTGGCCCACATCGTGATGCCGTACCGCTACTCCACCCCACGCGTCCTCAAGGAAATGCTGAAGAGCCGCGGCAACTTCAACCGGATGGCCGACCGCCGAGCCCGCGCCGACGCGGCCGAACTCACCCCGACCGAGCTGACCGACACCCTGGAAGCCAACATCCACCACCAGTGGAAACCCCCGGGCGGCGGCTACGAAGGCGCCCTCTCCCACGACGTCATCCACGGCCTCGACCTCACCGTTGCCCTAGGCATCAACCGCCACGTCCCCCTCGACCGCCTCCGGATCGTCCTCGCCGGCGCCAACCCCAAACACCTGAAGTACTTCGGCGTCGACCTCACCGGCCTTCAACTCCAGGCCACCGACCTCGACTGGACCCTGGGCGCCGGGGAAGTGGTGGAGGACACCGCCGAGAACCTGCTGCTGAGGATCAGCGGGCGGCGTCTGCCCGCCTGA
- a CDS encoding sigma-70 family RNA polymerase sigma factor, whose protein sequence is MSVADQLDRVFREEWGQVLATLIRVTGDWEVAEECVQEAFAIALRRWPEDGVPDKPGAWLTTTARRRAIDWMRREAVGAAKLREVAVMAGAEDWPEEPESVVQDDLLRLMFTCCHPALAMETRVALTLRTLAGLTTAEIARAFLVGEEAMSKRLTRAKQKIKHAGIPYRVPPDHLLPERTPAVLAVLYLLFNEGYAATAGAELVRDGLAAEAIRLARLLVRLMPDEPEAGGLLALMLLHNARRDTRSAGGVLVTLDEQDRSRWHLDEITEGTDLLDAALNRRQPGPYQVQAAIAACHATAPTAADTDWPQIAALYAQLKQTPIVRLNRIVAIGMADGPAVGLKLLDDLQGLDGYYLLPATRADFLRRLGRQAEAADAYRAALDLTKTEAEQTYLQRRLDQVSV, encoded by the coding sequence GTGAGCGTGGCCGACCAGCTGGACCGGGTGTTCCGGGAGGAGTGGGGCCAGGTGTTGGCCACGCTGATCCGGGTCACCGGGGACTGGGAGGTGGCCGAGGAGTGTGTGCAGGAGGCGTTCGCGATCGCGCTGCGGCGCTGGCCGGAGGACGGCGTACCGGACAAGCCAGGCGCCTGGTTGACCACGACGGCCCGGCGGCGGGCGATCGACTGGATGCGGCGTGAGGCGGTCGGGGCCGCGAAGCTGCGAGAGGTGGCGGTGATGGCTGGTGCTGAGGACTGGCCGGAGGAGCCGGAGAGCGTCGTGCAGGACGACCTGCTGCGGCTGATGTTCACCTGCTGCCACCCGGCGCTGGCGATGGAGACACGGGTCGCGCTGACGTTACGGACCCTGGCCGGGCTGACAACGGCGGAGATCGCGCGGGCGTTCCTGGTGGGGGAGGAGGCGATGTCGAAGCGGCTGACCCGAGCCAAGCAGAAGATCAAGCACGCGGGCATCCCGTACCGGGTGCCGCCTGACCACCTGCTGCCTGAGCGGACTCCCGCCGTACTGGCTGTGCTGTACCTGCTCTTCAACGAGGGGTACGCCGCCACTGCCGGCGCCGAGCTCGTACGGGACGGGCTGGCCGCGGAGGCGATCCGCCTGGCACGGCTGCTGGTGCGGCTGATGCCGGACGAGCCGGAGGCGGGCGGACTGCTGGCCCTGATGCTGCTGCACAACGCCCGGCGGGACACACGGTCGGCGGGCGGCGTACTGGTCACGCTGGACGAGCAGGACCGCAGCCGCTGGCACCTGGACGAGATCACCGAGGGCACCGACCTGCTGGACGCGGCACTGAATCGACGGCAGCCAGGCCCGTACCAGGTGCAGGCGGCGATCGCCGCCTGCCACGCGACCGCGCCGACGGCTGCTGACACCGACTGGCCGCAGATCGCCGCCCTGTACGCGCAGCTGAAGCAGACGCCGATCGTCAGGCTCAACCGCATCGTTGCCATCGGCATGGCCGACGGCCCAGCGGTCGGACTGAAGCTGCTGGACGACCTGCAAGGCCTCGACGGCTACTACCTGCTCCCGGCGACCCGTGCCGACTTCCTGCGCCGCCTGGGCCGCCAGGCCGAGGCGGCCGACGCCTACCGAGCCGCGCTCGACCTGACCAAGACCGAGGCCGAGCAGACCTACCTGCAACGCCGTCTGGACCAGGTGTCCGTCTAG
- a CDS encoding YciI family protein: protein MKYLLMICGDESAEAHAQDGCGGWSEEMEARGVVRGGAGLRPPQEATTVRVRDDELLLTDGPFAETKEQIGGFVLIECADLDEAIEIAGKHPAAAYGTIEIRPVLEGPFE, encoded by the coding sequence ATGAAATACCTGTTGATGATCTGTGGGGACGAGTCGGCCGAGGCGCACGCGCAGGACGGGTGTGGCGGCTGGTCCGAGGAGATGGAGGCCCGTGGGGTCGTCCGTGGTGGCGCGGGGTTGCGGCCGCCGCAGGAGGCAACCACCGTCCGGGTGCGCGACGACGAGCTGCTGCTGACCGACGGGCCGTTCGCGGAGACCAAGGAGCAGATCGGCGGGTTCGTGCTGATCGAGTGCGCGGACCTGGACGAGGCGATCGAGATCGCCGGCAAGCACCCGGCGGCGGCGTACGGGACGATCGAGATCCGCCCGGTGCTGGAGGGACCGTTCGAGTGA
- the zwf gene encoding glucose-6-phosphate dehydrogenase — translation MPDSRSQTIAYPAPGARPSRRDLEPLAPHVIVLFGATGDLAKRKLLPGLAYLQQNRFAPDVRIIGTATEELTTEEFRARARLAIDTFGTHKITEEEWEQFSTRLTYVSTTAGPAALAAAVKEAETLLGPDACRLHYLSVPPKAAHSVIQMLRDADLVDRARVVMEKPFGDNLQTAIQLNDFVHETFDESQIFRIDHFLGKEAAQNILAFRFANGLFEPIWNRNFIDHIQIDIPEELGLDQRATFYEPTGAFKDMVVTHVLQVLAFVAMEPPTALEPRAISEEKNKVFRSMLPIQPTDVVRGQYGGYRTEDGVAPDSDTETFIAMKVGIDNWRWAGVPFYLRTGKKMAEGMRIISIAFKEAPKTMFPAGSGVGAQGPDHLTFDLADSSRVSLSFYGKRPGPGMRLEKLSMQFSTQETESAADVLEAYERLILDAMRGDHTLFTTAEGIESLWENSTLLLEDPPPVKPYAPGTWGPNAIHQLIAPRAWRLPFEREWREQKS, via the coding sequence ATGCCCGACTCCCGTAGCCAGACGATCGCCTACCCAGCGCCCGGCGCGCGGCCGTCGCGGCGGGATCTGGAGCCGCTGGCGCCGCACGTCATCGTGCTGTTCGGGGCCACCGGCGACCTGGCCAAGCGGAAGCTGCTGCCGGGACTGGCCTACCTGCAGCAGAACCGGTTCGCGCCCGACGTACGGATCATCGGTACGGCGACCGAGGAGCTGACCACCGAGGAGTTCCGGGCCCGCGCGCGACTGGCGATCGACACCTTCGGCACGCACAAGATCACCGAGGAGGAGTGGGAGCAGTTCTCCACCCGCCTCACCTACGTGTCGACCACCGCCGGGCCGGCCGCGCTGGCGGCCGCGGTGAAGGAGGCCGAGACGCTGCTCGGGCCGGACGCCTGCCGCCTGCACTACCTGTCGGTGCCGCCGAAGGCCGCGCACTCGGTGATCCAGATGCTGCGCGACGCCGACCTGGTCGACCGGGCCCGGGTGGTGATGGAGAAGCCGTTCGGGGACAACCTGCAGACCGCGATCCAGCTGAACGACTTCGTGCACGAGACCTTCGACGAGTCGCAGATCTTCCGGATCGACCACTTCCTCGGCAAGGAGGCGGCGCAGAACATCCTGGCCTTCCGGTTCGCCAACGGGCTGTTCGAGCCGATCTGGAACCGCAACTTCATCGACCACATCCAGATCGACATCCCCGAGGAGCTCGGGCTCGACCAGCGGGCCACCTTCTACGAGCCGACCGGCGCGTTCAAGGACATGGTCGTCACACACGTGCTGCAGGTGCTCGCGTTCGTCGCGATGGAACCGCCGACGGCGCTGGAGCCGCGGGCCATCTCGGAGGAGAAGAACAAGGTCTTCCGGTCGATGCTGCCGATCCAGCCGACGGACGTCGTCCGCGGTCAGTACGGCGGGTACCGCACCGAGGACGGCGTCGCGCCGGACTCCGACACCGAGACGTTCATCGCGATGAAGGTCGGGATCGACAACTGGCGCTGGGCCGGCGTGCCGTTCTACCTGCGGACCGGCAAGAAGATGGCCGAGGGGATGCGGATCATCTCGATCGCCTTCAAGGAGGCACCGAAGACGATGTTCCCGGCCGGCTCGGGTGTCGGGGCGCAGGGTCCGGACCACCTGACCTTCGACCTGGCCGACTCGTCGCGGGTGTCGCTGTCGTTCTACGGCAAGCGCCCCGGGCCGGGGATGCGGCTGGAGAAGCTGTCGATGCAGTTCTCGACACAGGAGACGGAGTCGGCGGCCGACGTACTGGAGGCGTACGAGCGGTTGATCCTCGACGCGATGCGCGGGGATCACACGCTGTTCACGACCGCCGAGGGCATCGAGTCGCTGTGGGAGAACTCGACACTCCTGCTCGAGGACCCGCCGCCGGTCAAGCCGTACGCGCCGGGCACCTGGGGACCGAACGCGATCCACCAGTTGATCGCGCCGCGGGCCTGGCGGCTGCCGTTCGAGCGGGAGTGGCGCGAGCAGAAGAGCTAG
- a CDS encoding TetR/AcrR family transcriptional regulator: MEERVLTAKGAATRQRIVDGAALLIREQGVVNVGLDDIRAATATSKSQLFHYFPEGKADLMLAVARREAEQVIAEQMPQLGDLTTWRKWQAWRRRVLKMYDEQRDGCALSALVGQLGLGDATTRQIVGDLLDRWLEYLVDGVEALRASGEIDRSVDPVRAATAILTAVNGGATMLVATDRITYLETALTEAIDDLRRPR; encoded by the coding sequence ATGGAGGAGCGTGTGCTGACCGCGAAAGGCGCCGCGACGCGGCAGCGGATCGTCGACGGCGCCGCACTGCTGATCCGTGAGCAGGGCGTGGTGAACGTCGGGCTCGACGACATCCGGGCCGCGACGGCGACGAGCAAGAGCCAGTTGTTCCACTACTTCCCCGAGGGCAAGGCCGACCTGATGCTGGCGGTCGCGCGCCGCGAGGCCGAGCAGGTGATCGCGGAGCAGATGCCGCAGCTCGGCGACCTCACCACCTGGCGCAAGTGGCAGGCGTGGCGACGGCGCGTGCTCAAGATGTACGACGAACAGCGCGACGGCTGCGCGCTGTCGGCCCTGGTCGGGCAGCTCGGTCTGGGCGACGCGACGACCCGTCAGATCGTCGGCGACCTGCTCGACCGCTGGCTGGAGTACCTGGTCGACGGCGTCGAGGCGCTGCGCGCGTCAGGCGAGATCGACCGGTCCGTCGACCCGGTGAGGGCGGCGACCGCCATCCTCACCGCGGTCAACGGCGGCGCCACCATGCTGGTCGCCACCGACCGCATCACCTACCTGGAGACGGCACTGACCGAGGCGATCGACGACCTGCGTCGTCCGCGCTAG